The following is a genomic window from Paenibacillus sp. FSL R5-0766.
AACATCCAGTGTAAACGTGGAGAATGTCGTAAATGCGCCAGTAAAACCTGTACCAATCGCCAGTCGAAGTTGTGGTGTTATTTTGCCTGGAACAGCTATGGTAAAGAACCAACCTAAAAAAAGGCTGCCCATCGCATTGATTAACAGCACTGCCCAAGGGAACCCCCCATGGACAGTTGGTATCGCTAACTGTATGGCATATCGGGTTAATGTACCGATAAATCCACCCGCCCCTATATACAAAAGCTCTTTCATGTTGTGTGCATCTCCCGAGTGATCTGTCTGTATTACAGTTCTCTGCGCCGCTGTTGGTTCAGCCTGATCTTCGATTCGTTGCCTTGCTCCGTGGCCTCATAGAATACTCTCCGTGAGAGTTGCTTTGGCAAATATTCTTGTTTCACGTAATGCCCCGGATAGTTGTGTGGATATTGATAGCCCTCATGTCCAAGTTTTACAGCACCCGAGTAATGCGTATCTCGCAAGTGAAGCGGAACTTCTGCCGATTTCACCTCATCAATCGCGTTCATGGCTTTGGAAATGGCGGTGTACACCGCGTTGGATTTTGGACTTTCTACTGCAAACAGAATCGCTTGTGCAATGTTCAGCTTGGCTTCGGGCCAGCCGTTATTCCGGTACGCATCAAGTGCTCCAATGGCCTGAGTCATGGCTTGCGGGTTCGCAAGTCCAATGTCTTCACTGCTTGCTGCAATCAGGCGCCGAATAAAGGTCATCGGGTCCATGCCGAGCTTCTCCACCGCGTATAAAAACCAGAATAGCGCAGCATCACTGGAACCCCGAATACTCTTGTGAAATGCAGACAACACATCATACTGTGTCGATTCATCCGCCTTCACAATGGGGCGCCGAATAGACTCTTCTGCCACACCAAGCGTAATATGAATGGACCCATCCTTCTCCGGTGGCGTGGTCAACGCAGCCAGTTCAAGCGCGTTAAGCGCACGCCGAATATCCCCGTTGGCCATCGTGGCAATATGTTCAAGCGCCTCATCGTCCGCCTCGAGTTCCATGAACCCCAGACCTTTGTCGGCATCACTCAATGCTCTGCGCATCGCAATAAGGGAATGATCCTTGTTCAGTGATTCCAGCTGGAATAGGGTGGAGCGACTCATCAAGGCTCCA
Proteins encoded in this region:
- the crcB gene encoding fluoride efflux transporter CrcB — its product is MKELLYIGAGGFIGTLTRYAIQLAIPTVHGGFPWAVLLINAMGSLFLGWFFTIAVPGKITPQLRLAIGTGFTGAFTTFSTFTLDVVRLSEGGEWVHAAIYMIVSLLAGLMLCALGMSLGQRMLGAPRQEGDAS
- a CDS encoding replication-associated recombination protein A, yielding MDLFSFQQDSKPQARLLADRLRPEHLDEYIGQEHIIGPGKLLRRAIEADQISSILLYGPPGCGKTTLAHIISQQTQGQFVRLNAVEASVKDVREVIEQAQTNKQLYGTKTILFLDEVHRFNSSRQDALLPAVEKGTIIFIGATTENPFHYVNGALMSRSTLFQLESLNKDHSLIAMRRALSDADKGLGFMELEADDEALEHIATMANGDIRRALNALELAALTTPPEKDGSIHITLGVAEESIRRPIVKADESTQYDVLSAFHKSIRGSSDAALFWFLYAVEKLGMDPMTFIRRLIAASSEDIGLANPQAMTQAIGALDAYRNNGWPEAKLNIAQAILFAVESPKSNAVYTAISKAMNAIDEVKSAEVPLHLRDTHYSGAVKLGHEGYQYPHNYPGHYVKQEYLPKQLSRRVFYEATEQGNESKIRLNQQRRREL